Within Candidatus Flexicrinis affinis, the genomic segment ATCGATGAGGCGCTGGCGCAGATTTATGCTGCATCTAGGGCCTTCAACGTCAGTCAATCCATGGTTGCGTACCGGCTCTATAAGGCCAATTTCATCTCAAAGTCTCGTTGGGATGTGATACAGAACCGGCTTGCCGCGTACAAGGTTAAGCCGCGGGCGAAGGACGAGCAAGAAACACAGTCAAAAGGCGGACCGAGTTACTATGTCGTACGTCGGCATCGCCTTGGTCATGCGGTGCTTGATTTGGTTGATCGCGCCTTGAATGAAGGCAATATCTCTCCCACGAAGGCGGGGATGATTCTCGGCGTTCAGCCTCGAAATATCGCTCCGCTCCTTGACTTTCAGGAGCGTCGATAGTGTTGTACCTTCTGGACGCCAATGTATTCATCCAAGGGCACAAAGACTATTGGCCGATTGATCAATTCCCAGAAATTTGGGAGTGGTTTTGCTACGTCGGTAGACGAGGGGACGTCAAAATCCTACGGGTGAATTTCGATGAAGTACAAGCAGGACGTAAGTCCGGCGACCCGCTCCTAGATTGGATCTCGGCGAAAAATACGCAGGTTGATCTCTTGCTAGACGAGAGTGCCAATGTCAAAGACGTGCACGTAGTCCGGGACTGCTACGGAAACGATCTTAGTGAAGATGATTGGGAGCAAGTGGGACGCGACCCATTCCTGATCGCGTATGCACTTGCTGATCCTGCTAATCGAACTGTGGTTACATTCGAGAGCCGTGCGCCGAAGAAACAAGGTAAGAACCGACGAATTCCCGATATATGTACAGATGTTGGCGTGGAATGTATACACCCCAATCAACTGACTAGGATTCTAGGTTTTACGACGGGTTGGAACAAAAAACCATAAACAACGTCGATCGAGCCTGAACGTCGTTGCACTATCGCAGTCCGCTATGTCGGCACGCGTCCGTTTGACATCGCAGCCGGCTACAAGGGCTTCCGAAGCGACCTGCCGGATTGGGCCGACATTCTCGCCCAGCTTGCGCTTACTCAGGCGAACGTTATCCTTCTTCCAGCACGCGAAGCGCTTGTCGGCGCGATGGCGCGTGAAGGACACACATGACCTACGCTGCTTGGCGTCCGATTTGGATAAAGCAGACATCACGCTGTCCGAGATAACGACGATGGCGTTATTGTGTTACCTGAACTGCAATCCGGTATTTACCGACACCAAAACTCCCATACGGCTCGCCCGACCACAGCCACACCAACTCCACATCCGCTGCCTGACCGGGCAGTAGCGTAAATGCTTCCATCCCCTCCGCCGGCGTTCGCGGCCCGGGCGGATTCTCGACATAGCCGAGCGCCAGCCAGATGTCGTCCGGCGTGATCGGGATCGGCGATGACCCGCCGTTGTACAGGCGAAACCGGGTCGTGAGCCGCCCTGTCTGTGTCGTCACACGGATGATCTGGACGTCCAAACCGGAGACCGTGTCCGGCGCAGGCGTTGCGGTCGGCTGCGACAGCGATGGACGGTCCGCGACAATTGACGGCGCGGCACCTCCAATCAGCTCACCGGTGCGGCCCAGTTCTTGCTCCGGCGGATAAGCGGCCATGATCAGAGTGCGTGTCGCAGTGGGCAGGCCTTCCGCGTCCGTCTCGCCGATTAACAACAGCACCAGTCCCGGGCTCACCTGCCGGAAGATGTCGGTTTCGCTGCGCCGTACCGCGCGCTTGTCGTCAAAGTCGTAGGTCAGGATCGCGCCGGTGTTCATCGTGAGCTGGAAATGCGTGCCGTCGCCGATCTGATCGAAATACGCGGCGTTCTCGTCCGACCACGGGATGCCGATCACCGGCCGTACCGACATGCCGCTGACGAACGACGCGGTGTCCGGGTTGTCGTCGTAGCGCCACTCGGACGCCTGCACGCGGCGGCGCTGCACCACCCACAACCGCGGCGCGGAGTCGTCAGGCAGGATCACCTGCAAACTGACCGGATAAGCGACTTCGCGGCCGCCGTCGCTGCCTTGAATCACGTCGTCCTGCGACTCAAGCGCCAGCGGTGTCGGCGTCGGGCTGATCGCAGGCGCCGGCGTCAACGTTTCGGTCGACGGCAGGTCAGCGACGACGGACGGCGATCCACCGCCGAGCCGCGAGACCAGCATCACGACGAACAGCAGCGCCGCCACGCCGATACACATGACGACCGCGCGTGACGGCTTGCCGGATGCGGCGTTCGCTTCGTCTTCCGGCGCGT encodes:
- a CDS encoding peptidase, which produces IDEALAQIYAASRAFNVSQSMVAYRLYKANFISKSRWDVIQNRLAAYKVKPRAKDEQETQSKGGPSYYVVRRHRLGHAVLDLVDRALNEGNISPTKAGMILGVQPRNIAPLLDFQERR
- a CDS encoding DUF4411 family protein, with amino-acid sequence MLYLLDANVFIQGHKDYWPIDQFPEIWEWFCYVGRRGDVKILRVNFDEVQAGRKSGDPLLDWISAKNTQVDLLLDESANVKDVHVVRDCYGNDLSEDDWEQVGRDPFLIAYALADPANRTVVTFESRAPKKQGKNRRIPDICTDVGVECIHPNQLTRILGFTTGWNKKP